From the genome of Cytobacillus firmus, one region includes:
- a CDS encoding acetyl-CoA carboxylase biotin carboxyl carrier protein subunit: protein MKEITSSMAGTVLNVLVEAGQEVNAGQEVLMLESMKMEIPVESETAGKVAEVKVSIGDFVNEGDVLVVFE from the coding sequence ATGAAAGAAATTACATCATCAATGGCAGGTACTGTATTAAATGTGTTGGTCGAAGCGGGCCAGGAGGTTAATGCAGGACAGGAAGTACTAATGCTTGAGTCCATGAAAATGGAAATTCCAGTCGAAAGCGAAACTGCTGGGAAAGTTGCTGAAGTGAAGGTCAGCATAGGTGATTTTGTGAATGAAGGCGATGTGCTGGTTGTATTTGAATAA